From one Eptesicus fuscus isolate TK198812 chromosome 21, DD_ASM_mEF_20220401, whole genome shotgun sequence genomic stretch:
- the ACTMAP gene encoding actin maturation protease, which yields MISSCSSPLESPISPARTPSSQAPVLPPPPPAPHLPGATFPPSPSSLQAPVPPPPPLPPPPPATAAAPPHVFGLEKSQLLREALEKAGPAPRSREDVKRLLKLHKDRFRSDLQWILFCADLPSLIQEGPQCGLVALWMAGTLLVPPSGIPLERLVQMAVERGYTAQGEMFSVANMGRLAEEALGCQVELLRGGLGGPNRGRVLQHLVSGHPLLIPYDEDFNHEPCRRKGHKAHWAVSTGVLLGVQGVPSPGYAEDPELPGLFHPVPSMPHQLPSLPEEGSLGAVYLLSKQGKSWHYQLWDYDQVQDSNLQLTDFSPSRAADGRVYVVPAGGVRAGLCGQALLLRP from the exons ATGATTTCTTCATGCTCTTCCCCGCTGGAGTCCCCAATCTCTCCCGCAAGAACCCCTTCATCCCAGGCCCCCGTCCTTCCACCTCCGCCCCCAGCACCACATCTTCCGGGCGCcaccttcccaccctctccctcaagTCTCCAGGCACCTGttccccccccaccgcccctgccACCGCCACCCCCGGCCACGGCTGCCGCTCCCCCGCACGTCTTCGGCCTGGAGAAGAGCCAGCTCCTGAGAGAGGCCTTGGAGAaggccggcccggccccccggAGCAGAGAGGACGTGAAGAGGCTCCTAAAGCTTCACAAGGACCG TTTCAGAAGTGACTTGCAGTGGATCCTCTTCTGTGCAGACCTGCCCTCCCTCATCCAAGAAGGCCCTCA GTGTGGGCTGGTGGCCCTGTGGATGGCAGGCACTCTCTTGGTACCCCCCAGCGGCATCCCCTTGGAGAGACTCGTGCAGATGGCCGTGGAGAGAGGCTACACGGCCCAGGGAGAGATGTTCTCCG TGGCCAACAtgggcaggctggcggaggagGCACTGGGCTGCCAAGTGGAGCTGCTCCGTGGGGGCCTGGGTGGTCCCAACAGAGGCCGTGTGCTGCAGCACCTTGTCTCTGGACACCCCTTGCTCATCCC CTACGATGAAGACTTCAACCATGAACCATGTCGGAGGAAGGGCCACAAGGCCCACTGGGCAGTGAGCACAG GGGTCCTGTTGGGTGTTCAGGGCGTGCCAAGCCCCGGCTATGCTGAGGACCCTGAGCTGCCAGGCCTGTTTCACCCAGTGCCCAGCATGCCCCACCAACTACCATCCCTGCCAGAGGAAGGCTCGCTGGGAGCAGTCTACCTTCTTTCCAAGCAGGGCAAGAGTTGGCACTACCAGCTGTGGGACTATGACCAAGTCCAGGACAGCAACCTACAGCTGACGGACTTCTCACCCTCTCGGGCCGCTGATGGCCGGGTGTATGTGGTTCCTGCTGGTGGGGTACGAGCTGGCCTCtgtggccaggccctgctcctcagaCCATAG